A stretch of the Candidatus Binataceae bacterium genome encodes the following:
- a CDS encoding GNAT family N-acetyltransferase — MTIEQTRDLKCVRKLLEQGKMPADGVEWPPACYLLAFDGDAAVGVVGVEPILDSALLRSLYVVEHHRHREIGRRLVMAARQAAHTRGARQLYLFGISAESFFSHLGFKRAALEELTAALKGSPQTDYYLARPQELAGAVAYWLDISRDGIIER, encoded by the coding sequence ATGACTATTGAGCAGACGCGCGACCTCAAGTGCGTCCGTAAACTGCTCGAGCAGGGCAAGATGCCCGCCGACGGCGTCGAATGGCCACCCGCCTGCTATCTGCTCGCCTTCGACGGGGATGCCGCGGTTGGAGTGGTGGGGGTCGAACCGATTCTCGACTCCGCGCTGCTGCGATCGCTTTACGTGGTAGAGCACCATCGCCACCGCGAGATTGGCCGACGGCTGGTCATGGCGGCCCGCCAGGCCGCCCACACTCGCGGAGCGCGCCAACTGTATCTGTTTGGCATCAGTGCGGAGAGTTTTTTTTCCCACTTGGGATTTAAGCGGGCGGCGCTAGAGGAGCTGACCGCGGCCCTGAAGGGCAGCCCTCAGACCGATTACTACCTGGCGCGACCGCAGGAGTTGGCCGGAGCGGTCGCATACTGGCTCGACATTTCGCGCGACGGCATCATCGAGCGATAG
- a CDS encoding aldo/keto reductase, producing MADSRREVLNRREFIKRGALAGIGVGLIPLAEVSASTPPAGPPQVRRYTTLGRSGLKISDISFGGSRLHSGEEDIVLHAYDRGINYFDTAETYTDHESEQTIGNALRGKRDKVFVTSKVITSPTDSRAMMMEALEGSLRRLQTDHVDVYFNHAVNDVARLKNPEWLEFTAAARKQGKLRFVGMSGHAGHLAECLDYALDSDGIDVFLAAHNFGQDPRFYQRFLGGFDFVARQPDLPRIMAKAKQKNVGVVVMKTLMGARLNDMRPYEQGGATFSQAAFRWVLSNQNVNALIVSMTSKEMIDEYLGASGWQGTAVGDLRLLRRYAQINGTSYCRQACSACEDSCPKQVPIADVMRTRMYAKDYGDLRFARAEYSLLERNAEACLTCTAKPCAGACPHGLAIDRLTAPTHRLLS from the coding sequence ATGGCTGATTCGCGACGAGAGGTTCTCAATCGGCGGGAATTTATCAAGCGTGGCGCGCTGGCCGGAATCGGGGTCGGACTGATCCCGCTCGCAGAGGTGAGCGCATCGACGCCGCCAGCCGGTCCCCCGCAGGTGCGGCGCTACACCACCCTGGGGCGGAGCGGGCTCAAGATTTCGGACATCTCGTTCGGTGGCAGCCGGCTCCATAGCGGCGAGGAAGATATCGTCCTTCACGCCTACGACCGCGGAATCAATTACTTCGATACCGCGGAGACCTATACCGACCACGAGTCTGAACAGACGATTGGCAATGCGCTACGCGGCAAGCGCGACAAGGTCTTCGTCACTTCCAAGGTAATCACCAGCCCGACCGATAGTCGCGCGATGATGATGGAAGCGCTCGAGGGGAGTCTGCGACGACTGCAGACCGACCACGTGGATGTTTACTTCAATCACGCGGTGAACGATGTGGCTCGACTCAAGAATCCGGAGTGGCTCGAATTCACCGCCGCTGCGCGTAAACAGGGAAAGCTCCGTTTCGTCGGCATGTCCGGTCACGCGGGGCATCTCGCGGAATGCCTCGACTACGCGCTCGATTCCGATGGAATCGATGTCTTCCTGGCGGCGCACAATTTCGGGCAGGACCCCCGTTTCTACCAACGCTTCCTCGGTGGCTTCGATTTCGTTGCGCGCCAGCCCGATCTGCCTCGCATCATGGCCAAGGCGAAGCAAAAAAATGTCGGGGTCGTAGTGATGAAGACCCTGATGGGGGCACGGCTCAACGACATGCGGCCCTACGAACAAGGCGGCGCGACCTTCTCACAGGCGGCGTTTCGCTGGGTGTTGTCGAACCAGAACGTCAATGCGCTGATCGTTTCGATGACCAGCAAGGAAATGATCGACGAGTACCTGGGCGCCTCGGGATGGCAAGGCACCGCGGTGGGCGACCTGCGGCTTCTGCGGCGCTATGCGCAGATCAACGGTACTTCATATTGCCGCCAGGCATGCAGCGCGTGCGAGGATTCGTGTCCCAAGCAGGTTCCGATTGCCGACGTGATGCGCACGCGGATGTATGCGAAAGACTATGGCGACCTGCGGTTTGCGCGCGCTGAGTATTCATTGCTGGAGCGCAATGCCGAAGCGTGCCTCACGTGCACCGCAAAACCCTGCGCGGGCGCCTGCCCTCACGGCCTCGCAATCGACAGGCTTACCGCGCCGACGCATCGATTGCTGAGCTAG
- a CDS encoding neutral/alkaline non-lysosomal ceramidase N-terminal domain-containing protein — MSAHLHAGAARVKLDPPVGIAMAGYGRRAGRSTGIHDDLTAAALVVSDGTRKAAIVSVEVLALGIRICDSIAEQVAAHTDIPPEAVMVCATHTHSGPHFNIFATPRGDSSPDASGRDLNWERSLPDRIARAVVEANAHLRPAAVAAAGAQFGLGTNRRLMRADGTIQLAPNYAGAVDHELKVLGLFTTMRGAGAIAFMLNYPCHGVVLCEDNLLYSRDWPGFAIDALQQDTGRSDSARSPIALFTQGAGGNIDPVRRGDFSTGCEWGHAAASLANGALARAPRTGSARVVTRRLPVPMKLRDLSARLAIARANAQQTELALKNHAGVGGIQQKRLTDQHQLSLKELGAVEALADANRRDRRVDQGGGELHTHMTLLAIGDLVLVGVPGELFAELGIAIKANPYFRHTFVMGYCNDLVGYIPTREAYEVGGYEVEASRVAQGSGELLVHLALANLAEMRQESAKLK; from the coding sequence GTGTCGGCTCACCTTCACGCAGGCGCGGCGCGAGTGAAGCTGGATCCGCCGGTGGGCATCGCGATGGCAGGTTACGGCCGCCGCGCCGGGCGCTCGACCGGTATCCATGATGACCTCACCGCGGCCGCACTAGTGGTTTCCGACGGAACCCGCAAGGCCGCGATCGTGAGCGTGGAGGTACTCGCGCTAGGAATCCGGATTTGCGATTCGATCGCGGAGCAGGTCGCCGCGCACACCGACATTCCGCCTGAAGCCGTGATGGTCTGCGCGACCCATACCCATTCAGGTCCGCATTTCAACATCTTCGCGACGCCGCGCGGCGATTCGTCGCCGGATGCTTCCGGGCGCGATCTGAATTGGGAACGCAGTCTGCCCGACAGGATCGCGCGCGCGGTGGTTGAGGCGAACGCGCACCTGCGCCCGGCCGCCGTGGCAGCGGCGGGCGCGCAGTTCGGGCTGGGCACCAACCGACGACTCATGCGCGCGGACGGAACGATTCAGCTCGCGCCTAACTATGCGGGTGCCGTCGATCACGAGCTTAAGGTCCTCGGCTTGTTCACCACGATGCGTGGGGCGGGCGCGATTGCTTTCATGCTCAACTACCCGTGTCACGGGGTGGTGCTGTGTGAAGACAACCTGCTCTATTCGCGTGACTGGCCGGGGTTCGCGATAGATGCGCTGCAACAGGACACCGGTAGATCGGACTCCGCGAGATCTCCCATTGCGCTGTTTACGCAAGGAGCCGGCGGCAACATCGATCCGGTACGCCGCGGCGACTTCTCGACCGGCTGCGAGTGGGGGCACGCCGCGGCCTCGCTTGCGAATGGGGCGCTCGCCCGCGCACCGCGAACCGGTTCCGCCCGGGTGGTCACGCGCCGCCTGCCAGTTCCGATGAAACTACGTGACTTGAGTGCGCGGCTCGCCATCGCGCGCGCCAATGCCCAACAGACCGAGCTCGCGCTTAAGAACCACGCGGGCGTCGGCGGAATTCAGCAAAAGCGGTTGACCGATCAGCATCAGCTGTCACTCAAGGAGCTGGGCGCGGTGGAAGCGCTCGCGGATGCGAATCGTCGCGACCGGCGCGTTGATCAAGGCGGGGGAGAGCTACACACCCATATGACGTTGCTCGCGATCGGCGACCTTGTCCTGGTAGGTGTGCCGGGGGAATTGTTCGCGGAGCTCGGAATCGCGATTAAAGCGAATCCCTACTTCCGCCACACCTTTGTGATGGGCTATTGCAATGATCTGGTGGGTTACATTCCAACTCGCGAGGCGTACGAGGTCGGAGGATACGAGGTAGAAGCCTCCCGGGTGGCCCAGGGCAGCGGCGAACTGCTGGTCCATCTGGCCCTCGCCAATTTGGCCGAAATGCGCCAGGAATCGGCAAAGCTAAAGTAA
- a CDS encoding enoyl-CoA hydratase-related protein has protein sequence MYTELKYELNDHVATITLQRPEARNALTFTTYRELEDAIRTSTARCLIITGADPAFCSGDDVKQIMANASARPAVTNLAPRLTPAADALLHTDIPIIAAVNGAAIGWGMELSLMADLRVASEKARFGELFIKRGLCCDVPGIGRLAQVVGREMAAELLFTGDIIDAPRAHQIGLVSRVVPHDQLLPAAGELARKIASNPPLAVQKLKNGLRRALDPDWRELGAWVSSSLAELFKTEDHKEGVASFLEKREPHFVGR, from the coding sequence ATGTATACCGAACTCAAATATGAACTGAACGATCACGTCGCAACTATCACTCTGCAGCGCCCCGAGGCGCGCAACGCGCTGACCTTTACCACCTATCGGGAGTTGGAGGATGCCATCCGGACTTCCACTGCGCGCTGTTTGATCATCACCGGCGCCGATCCCGCCTTTTGCTCCGGCGACGATGTGAAGCAGATCATGGCCAATGCCTCCGCCCGCCCCGCCGTCACAAATCTCGCGCCGCGCCTTACCCCCGCCGCGGATGCCTTATTGCATACCGACATTCCGATCATCGCCGCGGTCAACGGCGCGGCGATCGGATGGGGGATGGAACTCTCTTTGATGGCCGATCTTCGGGTCGCGTCGGAGAAAGCGCGCTTCGGTGAGCTGTTTATCAAGCGCGGCCTGTGCTGCGACGTGCCGGGCATCGGCCGGCTAGCGCAGGTGGTCGGGCGCGAGATGGCCGCCGAATTGCTCTTCACCGGCGATATCATCGACGCTCCTCGAGCGCATCAGATCGGCCTCGTGTCGCGCGTCGTTCCGCACGACCAGCTCCTGCCGGCGGCCGGCGAGCTCGCGCGCAAGATCGCATCAAATCCCCCCCTGGCGGTTCAGAAATTGAAAAACGGTTTGCGCCGTGCGCTCGATCCCGATTGGCGCGAACTCGGCGCATGGGTGAGCTCAAGCTTGGCAGAGCTATTTAAGACCGAAGACCACAAAGAAGGGGTGGCCTCATTCCTGGAAAAACGGGAACCGCATTTCGTGGGCCGCTGA
- a CDS encoding MFS transporter: MAEPSASSSPTNQEATEVFETLIPARLDRLPWSRFHLLLVVGLGITWVLDGLEVTLMGAISAVLQRHDVLHFTAAQIGSISSAYLVGAVLGALVFGHLTDRYGRRTFFFVSLGTYLIGVALTALSWNLTSFALFRFLTGAGIGGEYSAVNSAIDELIPARLRGRIGLMINGSFWLGALAGAASTGLILDTRIFPIDLGWRLGFGIGAIIGLVILYLRRFIPESPRWLMTHGRREEAEELVRDFEAELGSVERARLAGLEGVEPLRIKVRHDFGLEVIVRPLLKEYRERSVLGLSLMTAQAFLYNAIFFTYALVLNRYYGVSYESTGLYLMPFALSNFIGPMVLGHFFDTVGRRPMIAGTFTASALILIVTGYLFEKGALTATSQTVLWTVMFFFASSAASSAYLTVSEIFPLEVRALAIAIFFSIGTAVGGVAAPWFFGVLIDTGSRRALNVGYLIASGLMLAAAGVELRFGVAAERAGLEAIAKPLSSVTE; the protein is encoded by the coding sequence ATGGCCGAGCCTTCCGCTTCTTCATCGCCCACGAATCAGGAAGCCACTGAGGTTTTCGAGACCCTGATTCCCGCCCGGCTCGATCGGCTGCCGTGGAGCCGCTTCCACTTGCTGTTGGTAGTGGGGCTCGGGATCACGTGGGTGCTCGATGGGCTCGAAGTAACTCTGATGGGCGCGATCAGCGCGGTTTTGCAAAGGCACGACGTACTGCATTTTACGGCGGCGCAGATCGGCTCGATCAGCTCGGCATATCTGGTCGGGGCGGTGCTTGGCGCGCTGGTATTCGGCCATCTAACCGATCGCTATGGGCGTCGCACCTTCTTTTTTGTCAGCCTCGGGACCTACCTGATCGGCGTGGCGCTGACCGCGCTGTCGTGGAACCTGACTAGCTTTGCGCTGTTTAGGTTCCTGACCGGGGCGGGAATTGGCGGCGAATATTCGGCGGTGAATTCGGCGATCGACGAGCTCATTCCAGCGCGCCTTCGCGGACGAATCGGTCTGATGATCAACGGCAGCTTCTGGCTGGGCGCGCTGGCCGGGGCGGCCTCGACCGGGTTGATCCTCGACACCAGAATTTTCCCGATCGACCTGGGCTGGCGCCTCGGCTTCGGCATCGGTGCGATCATCGGCCTGGTGATCCTGTACCTGCGTCGATTCATACCCGAGAGTCCGCGATGGCTGATGACGCACGGTCGACGCGAGGAAGCCGAGGAACTGGTGCGCGACTTTGAGGCGGAGCTGGGGAGTGTGGAGAGAGCCCGGCTGGCTGGGCTCGAGGGCGTGGAGCCGCTGAGAATCAAGGTACGCCATGATTTTGGACTCGAGGTGATTGTACGTCCTCTGCTCAAGGAATATCGCGAGCGCAGCGTGCTGGGGCTCTCGCTGATGACCGCGCAGGCGTTTTTGTACAACGCGATATTCTTTACCTACGCGTTGGTTCTCAACCGTTACTATGGAGTCTCGTACGAAAGTACCGGGCTTTACCTGATGCCGTTCGCGCTGTCGAATTTTATTGGTCCGATGGTCCTCGGGCACTTCTTTGACACGGTGGGACGTCGTCCGATGATCGCCGGAACCTTTACCGCGTCGGCGCTGATCCTGATCGTGACCGGATATCTTTTTGAAAAAGGTGCGTTGACGGCGACCTCGCAGACGGTGCTGTGGACGGTGATGTTTTTCTTTGCATCTTCGGCAGCAAGCTCTGCATACCTGACCGTCAGTGAGATTTTTCCGCTCGAGGTTCGCGCGCTGGCAATCGCAATCTTCTTCTCGATTGGAACCGCCGTGGGCGGGGTCGCGGCGCCGTGGTTTTTCGGCGTACTCATCGATACTGGATCGCGAAGGGCTCTCAACGTGGGTTACTTGATTGCGTCGGGCCTGATGCTGGCAGCCGCCGGGGTGGAATTGCGGTTCGGGGTGGCGGCCGAGCGCGCAGGGCTGGAAGCTATCGCCAAGCCGCTGTCTTCCGTAACCGAGTAG
- a CDS encoding DegT/DnrJ/EryC1/StrS family aminotransferase, translating into MASSLALLGGEPLRKRPFTRWPQFDDRERAQLEDVLCSTTWGGHPSPNRKASELAGRFAAFQGVRYAIPASSGTSALEVAIKALGIGPGDEVIVPAITFAATAYAAVAALARPVFADVEPATACIDPQRAEQLITPRTKAIIPVHYGATLADLDALSEIGRKHSIAIVEDCAHVPGARWRERGAGAWGNLGCFSFQTSKPMTAGEGGMITTNDPELEQRCQSLINCGRRRPGDTFDAPLLGANYRMTEWQCGVLLAQLDRLPEQIEHKSRQAERLRAGLRAIPGIIVLARERRVTREVIYLFLFQVDEARLGISRNRFLRALRAEGIPCGVANEPVYRSALFPIASSTYRTACRLAGTEAAQLHECPNAERLFEQQQVALPHQLLLGNDTDVDDIIAAAAKVASCAAQLSTATLERES; encoded by the coding sequence ATGGCCTCCTCTCTCGCATTGCTGGGCGGTGAGCCGCTGCGCAAACGGCCATTCACGCGCTGGCCGCAATTCGACGATCGCGAACGGGCGCAACTCGAAGACGTGCTGTGCTCCACCACGTGGGGCGGGCACCCATCGCCCAATCGCAAAGCGTCGGAACTGGCGGGTCGATTCGCAGCCTTCCAGGGGGTCCGCTACGCGATCCCGGCCTCGTCGGGCACCAGCGCTCTGGAAGTGGCGATAAAAGCGTTGGGGATCGGCCCTGGCGATGAAGTTATCGTCCCCGCCATCACCTTTGCGGCGACTGCCTATGCCGCGGTTGCTGCTTTGGCACGTCCGGTATTCGCCGATGTCGAGCCTGCTACCGCATGCATCGATCCACAGCGTGCCGAGCAGCTCATCACCCCGCGCACCAAGGCGATCATCCCGGTGCATTACGGCGCTACGCTTGCGGACCTCGACGCCCTGTCCGAGATAGGACGCAAGCACTCGATAGCAATTGTCGAGGATTGCGCGCACGTTCCCGGAGCACGATGGCGCGAACGCGGAGCCGGCGCGTGGGGGAACCTCGGATGTTTCAGCTTTCAGACGAGCAAACCGATGACGGCGGGCGAAGGCGGAATGATCACGACCAACGATCCAGAGCTCGAGCAGCGCTGCCAGTCGCTGATCAATTGCGGGCGACGGCGCCCCGGCGACACCTTCGACGCACCTTTGCTGGGCGCTAACTACCGGATGACGGAGTGGCAGTGCGGGGTTCTGCTGGCGCAGCTGGATCGGCTGCCTGAGCAGATCGAGCACAAGAGCCGTCAGGCCGAGCGCCTGCGCGCCGGGCTGCGCGCCATCCCGGGAATCATCGTACTTGCGCGCGAGCGCAGAGTGACGCGCGAGGTCATTTACCTGTTTCTTTTCCAGGTCGACGAGGCGAGGCTGGGTATCTCGCGCAATCGCTTCTTGCGCGCGCTGCGCGCGGAGGGAATTCCTTGCGGGGTTGCTAACGAGCCGGTTTATCGCTCGGCCCTTTTTCCGATCGCTTCATCGACCTACCGCACGGCCTGCCGCCTGGCGGGTACCGAGGCAGCACAGCTGCACGAGTGCCCAAACGCCGAGCGGTTATTCGAGCAGCAACAGGTTGCGCTCCCACATCAGCTGTTGCTCGGCAACGACACCGACGTTGACGATATTATCGCCGCGGCGGCCAAAGTTGCTTCGTGCGCGGCGCAGCTTTCGACCGCAACCCTGGAGCGAGAATCCTGA
- a CDS encoding ferredoxin — translation MASLKVTVNKTRCISSGDCVETAPAVFQLDADEKSEVVNPGGAPEATILAAARSCPVKAITVVNEETGEQLFPPPKK, via the coding sequence ATGGCAAGCCTCAAAGTGACTGTAAATAAAACGCGCTGCATCAGTAGCGGAGATTGCGTCGAAACCGCGCCCGCGGTGTTCCAGCTCGATGCCGACGAAAAGTCCGAGGTGGTGAACCCGGGCGGTGCACCCGAGGCAACCATCCTGGCCGCGGCCCGTTCCTGCCCCGTGAAAGCCATCACGGTCGTGAATGAAGAAACCGGGGAGCAGCTCTTTCCCCCACCCAAAAAGTAG
- a CDS encoding DUF5752 family protein encodes MASTAQHTADPFEFRSLLNLTLLTGLRARDLAELVQHMRTVPGAVIYHHTHHFLVQHQFLSPEPPNDFAYWVSNILLEERLGEELAAVDLLRFPTLRDLRNALIKVIQGFLDRSSNLRTAPPGEEFHFMESVSYVMPTSVRATNLAEFREGLARVSLSSIAYHMFDARLRLERADNDFSRWLEHSLGEAQIAEAFRKVDPYTYTWDGLRRRLLGMVGQKLEENSRGRA; translated from the coding sequence ATGGCTTCGACTGCTCAGCATACCGCCGATCCCTTTGAGTTCCGTTCGTTGCTGAATTTGACCCTCCTGACGGGCCTGCGGGCACGCGATCTAGCCGAATTGGTGCAACACATGCGCACCGTTCCGGGTGCTGTGATTTACCATCATACTCACCATTTTCTGGTTCAGCACCAATTTCTTTCGCCGGAACCGCCAAATGATTTCGCATATTGGGTCTCAAACATCCTGCTCGAGGAGCGTTTAGGCGAGGAATTAGCCGCGGTCGACCTGCTTCGGTTTCCTACCCTGCGTGACCTGCGGAATGCTTTGATCAAGGTCATCCAAGGCTTCCTTGACCGGAGCAGCAATCTCCGTACCGCCCCGCCCGGCGAGGAGTTTCACTTCATGGAGTCCGTATCCTACGTGATGCCAACCAGCGTGCGCGCCACCAATCTGGCGGAGTTCCGCGAGGGCCTGGCGCGCGTCTCGCTTAGCTCCATTGCCTACCACATGTTCGACGCACGACTGCGATTGGAGAGAGCTGACAACGACTTCTCAAGATGGCTCGAGCATTCGCTGGGTGAGGCGCAAATCGCGGAAGCGTTCCGCAAGGTCGATCCGTATACCTATACCTGGGATGGGTTGCGCCGCCGCTTGCTCGGGATGGTCGGTCAAAAGCTAGAAGAGAACAGCCGTGGCCGGGCTTGA
- the otsB gene encoding trehalose-phosphatase, with product MSSPPPSLPPTEQPEPIPRGLLTAVLARGSLLLCLDFDGTLSEIVPHPADARPLSGVGEVLSALARDPARITVAIISGREIAEVRRMLGVERGILFAGTHGLEIMSADGVSRLAPGVEAAEADLVAARAWLARNVATTEGFVIEDKRVAIAVHYRMVDPALAHERCAALRNFVEAKTPGLRILRGKMIDELLPRGVGGKGRAIRTLLQECAYPKSVPVYFGDDTTDEDAFQEIRDDGIGVLVGSARPSWARYRVASPSEVRRLLAELAQELLHTSKAPAR from the coding sequence TTGAGCAGCCCGCCGCCGAGCTTACCGCCGACTGAACAGCCAGAGCCGATTCCGCGTGGATTGCTGACGGCGGTGTTGGCGCGGGGTTCGCTGCTCCTGTGTCTCGATTTTGATGGCACGCTCTCCGAGATAGTCCCCCACCCGGCCGATGCACGTCCCCTAAGCGGAGTCGGCGAAGTATTGAGCGCCCTGGCGCGCGACCCGGCGCGGATTACAGTCGCAATTATAAGCGGGCGCGAGATTGCAGAGGTCCGCCGCATGCTCGGAGTCGAGCGCGGAATCCTTTTCGCCGGGACCCACGGTCTGGAGATCATGAGCGCCGACGGAGTCAGCCGCCTGGCGCCCGGCGTCGAAGCTGCCGAAGCCGATCTCGTCGCGGCGCGTGCATGGCTCGCTCGCAACGTGGCGACCACTGAGGGTTTCGTTATCGAAGACAAGCGGGTCGCCATCGCGGTGCACTATCGCATGGTAGACCCGGCGCTTGCGCACGAGCGGTGTGCCGCACTGCGAAACTTCGTGGAAGCCAAAACACCCGGGTTGCGGATCCTGCGAGGCAAGATGATCGACGAACTGCTTCCGCGAGGAGTCGGCGGCAAGGGAAGGGCAATTCGCACGCTTCTTCAGGAGTGCGCTTACCCCAAATCCGTGCCGGTTTATTTCGGCGATGACACCACCGACGAAGATGCGTTTCAGGAAATTCGCGATGACGGTATCGGGGTGCTGGTGGGTTCGGCGCGACCCAGTTGGGCCCGCTATCGGGTAGCGAGCCCGAGCGAGGTGCGGCGGCTACTGGCGGAGCTCGCGCAGGAGTTGCTCCATACGAGCAAGGCGCCCGCGCGTTGA
- a CDS encoding trehalose-6-phosphate synthase: MYQVSNSYISSNDSTEVAPRSGLLMSAGNKIVPSRHPRTIFHDAVRARAHHTPQRGYNLVVMSNRAPIRIVRDLAGERIEPTVGGVGSTFQRLLEEHGGTWIAWPGGRTMQKRVAMPPHRPSFDLVFADLSERDVSNFYYGMCNQGLWPLMHYMAPICHFNRAQWNNYQRVNMNFASLAATEASSSSVVWVQDFHLAITPMMIRARRPELPIGLFWHVPFPPQELFRVFPWRRELLAGMLGSDLIGFHTPAYVTHFERSCERILGAKVDFDREEIHFGGRTVKVGAFPLGIAVSYFEELAESPRVRDRAMRLRRSFGENHRIILGVDRLDYTKGLLQRILGFERFLERNPSAHRNVSLVLIAVPSRTRIRDYSELKRQVDEQVGRIIGRFSSEGWVPIRYLYTQFETEELVPYYQASDVALLTPLRDGMNLVAKEYVASRPGNDGVLILSEFAGAAEEMTEALLVNPYDLDQIAARIEEALEMPAKQQITRMSSLRAKLRANDLESWSTTFLDSLIGRRALEQPAAELTAD, encoded by the coding sequence GTGTATCAAGTATCTAACTCCTACATTTCCTCCAACGATTCAACCGAGGTCGCGCCGCGATCAGGTTTGCTGATGTCCGCCGGAAACAAAATCGTTCCGTCACGTCATCCGCGGACTATTTTCCACGATGCGGTGCGCGCCCGCGCGCACCACACCCCACAGCGGGGCTACAACCTCGTGGTCATGTCCAACCGGGCCCCGATTCGTATCGTTCGGGACCTCGCGGGTGAGCGTATCGAGCCGACGGTCGGCGGAGTGGGCAGCACCTTTCAGCGCCTGCTCGAGGAGCACGGCGGGACTTGGATCGCGTGGCCAGGGGGCCGCACCATGCAGAAGCGCGTGGCGATGCCGCCGCACCGCCCGAGTTTTGACCTGGTGTTTGCGGATTTGAGCGAGCGCGACGTTTCCAACTTCTACTATGGCATGTGTAACCAGGGGTTGTGGCCGCTGATGCACTACATGGCGCCGATCTGTCACTTTAATCGCGCGCAGTGGAACAACTATCAGCGGGTCAACATGAACTTCGCCAGCCTGGCTGCGACCGAGGCCTCGTCGTCGAGCGTGGTGTGGGTGCAGGATTTTCACCTGGCGATCACGCCGATGATGATTCGCGCGCGCCGCCCGGAGCTACCGATCGGGCTGTTCTGGCACGTGCCGTTTCCGCCGCAGGAATTGTTCCGCGTGTTTCCCTGGCGTCGCGAGTTGCTCGCGGGGATGCTGGGCAGCGATCTGATCGGGTTTCACACGCCGGCCTATGTGACTCACTTCGAGCGCTCGTGCGAGCGCATCCTGGGAGCGAAGGTCGACTTCGACCGCGAGGAAATCCATTTCGGCGGCAGGACCGTAAAAGTCGGCGCATTTCCGCTCGGGATCGCGGTCAGCTATTTCGAAGAACTGGCAGAAAGTCCGCGGGTGCGCGATCGGGCGATGCGACTGCGTCGTAGCTTCGGCGAGAACCATCGAATCATCCTCGGCGTGGACCGGCTTGATTACACCAAGGGCTTGCTGCAGCGCATTCTGGGCTTTGAACGCTTCCTGGAGCGCAATCCGAGCGCACACCGCAACGTCTCACTGGTCCTTATAGCGGTACCTTCGCGCACCCGCATTCGGGACTATTCCGAGCTAAAGCGCCAGGTCGACGAGCAGGTTGGGCGCATCATCGGACGCTTCTCTTCGGAAGGCTGGGTGCCGATTCGCTATCTATACACGCAATTCGAAACCGAGGAGCTGGTGCCCTACTACCAGGCCAGCGACGTGGCTCTGCTGACCCCCCTGCGCGACGGTATGAACCTGGTCGCCAAGGAATACGTCGCGTCCCGTCCCGGCAACGATGGGGTGCTGATCCTGAGTGAATTCGCTGGAGCGGCCGAGGAAATGACCGAAGCGCTGCTCGTGAATCCATACGACCTCGATCAAATAGCAGCGCGGATCGAGGAAGCGCTGGAGATGCCGGCCAAACAGCAGATCACGCGGATGAGCTCGCTGCGCGCGAAGCTGCGAGCTAATGACCTGGAAAGCTGGTCGACCACCTTCCTCGACTCGCTCATCGGAAGACGCGCGCTTGAGCAGCCCGCCGCCGAGCTTACCGCCGACTGA